A stretch of the Mesorhizobium huakuii genome encodes the following:
- a CDS encoding alpha/beta fold hydrolase, with the protein MFESRIAVNGNVKLHYTAAGSGPPIVFLHGFPDHGMGWRRQMQALCGRYRVIAPDLRGFGQSDAPQGYGNYLLANLVNDVLAVLAAEKLTQAAIVGHDWGGIIAWWLATRVPQVVRHLVLLSTPHPRNHLRAIADPANAEITGYIRRFQVPGAAQMLDINELCAWVTDPADRQALVDSLRRSDPEAMLGYYRANIPLGRVPDLGPLPLVKAPTLVLFGTDDPYVPASAFDGTFREVDNVTALVALPGAGHFIHHQAAKFVTEQIEAWVERPPSSFRHLA; encoded by the coding sequence ATGTTCGAATCCAGGATCGCGGTCAACGGCAACGTCAAATTGCACTACACGGCGGCGGGCTCTGGCCCGCCGATCGTCTTTCTGCACGGCTTTCCGGATCATGGAATGGGCTGGCGCCGGCAGATGCAGGCGCTTTGCGGCCGCTATCGCGTGATCGCGCCGGACCTGCGTGGCTTCGGACAAAGCGATGCGCCGCAGGGTTACGGCAACTATCTGCTGGCAAACCTGGTCAACGACGTGCTGGCCGTTCTCGCCGCTGAAAAGCTGACCCAGGCCGCGATTGTCGGCCACGATTGGGGCGGTATCATCGCATGGTGGCTGGCCACACGAGTGCCGCAGGTCGTGCGCCATCTCGTCCTGTTGTCGACTCCGCACCCGCGCAATCATCTGCGTGCGATTGCCGATCCGGCCAATGCCGAGATCACCGGCTATATACGCCGCTTCCAGGTACCGGGCGCAGCCCAGATGCTGGACATCAACGAACTCTGCGCATGGGTCACTGATCCGGCGGACAGGCAAGCCCTGGTGGACTCCCTCAGGCGATCCGATCCGGAGGCGATGCTGGGCTACTACAGGGCCAACATACCGCTTGGCAGAGTGCCTGACTTAGGGCCGTTGCCTCTCGTCAAGGCACCGACCCTGGTGCTGTTCGGCACCGACGATCCTTATGTCCCGGCCAGCGCTTTTGACGGCACGTTCCGCGAGGTCGACAACGTGACCGCACTGGTGGCCTTGCCCGGCGCCGGTCACTTCATCCACCATCAGGCAGCCAAGTTCGTCACCGAGCAGATCGAGGCGTGGGTGGAGCGACCACCTTCCAGTTTCCGTCACCTAGCGTAA
- a CDS encoding Lpg1974 family pore-forming outer membrane protein: MTSAGVVAAHAEDAKVTDQSVIDSRVKIAFEGAFYQNNVHQDDKTGVTDKLGNSNGDFSGSVALTKQISSDMDWRLAGAFHLGKNRSWQESGQITGSDPGFLTIGYGDDYNFQAFDFDVGKHVKVQAADIRFFGGLRLVHSDERADVFERFSPDNAADKGGTVDKVGSSEYWGIGPRVGAEAYYPLSETWGLTGAVSGSVMWGRRENRAGFNYDFTTGQKGSITVASQSANQTVTNLDASAGLSWTPLAGATFTAGYKIEQWHNLLINADSTTQTFHGPFLRLEVKM; the protein is encoded by the coding sequence GTGACTTCCGCAGGCGTGGTTGCCGCGCATGCGGAGGATGCGAAGGTCACAGACCAGTCGGTGATCGATTCCCGCGTCAAGATCGCTTTCGAGGGCGCGTTTTATCAAAACAACGTCCACCAGGACGACAAGACCGGAGTCACCGACAAGCTTGGAAACAGCAATGGTGACTTCTCAGGTTCGGTCGCGCTGACCAAGCAGATTTCTTCAGACATGGACTGGCGCCTTGCAGGCGCGTTTCATTTAGGCAAGAACCGTTCTTGGCAAGAGAGTGGCCAGATAACGGGCAGCGACCCAGGCTTTTTGACCATAGGCTACGGCGACGACTACAACTTCCAGGCGTTCGATTTCGATGTCGGCAAGCACGTCAAGGTTCAGGCCGCCGATATTCGGTTCTTTGGCGGTCTGCGTCTGGTGCATTCGGATGAAAGAGCCGATGTCTTTGAAAGATTCTCCCCGGACAATGCTGCCGACAAGGGCGGTACCGTCGACAAGGTAGGATCGTCGGAATATTGGGGCATTGGCCCGCGTGTTGGCGCCGAGGCATACTATCCGCTGAGTGAAACCTGGGGACTGACAGGCGCGGTTTCCGGCTCCGTCATGTGGGGCCGCCGTGAAAACCGCGCCGGATTCAACTACGACTTCACAACGGGTCAAAAGGGCTCAATCACGGTGGCAAGCCAGTCCGCCAATCAGACCGTGACCAATCTCGACGCCTCGGCCGGCCTGAGTTGGACCCCTCTTGCCGGCGCCACCTTTACGGCGGGCTACAAGATCGAGCAGTGGCACAATCTGCTTATCAATGCGGACAGTACCACCCAGACCTTCCACGGACCGTTCCTTCGTCTCGAAGTCAAAATGTGA
- a CDS encoding cytochrome P450: MDNPAQIESVLNNLVYVLFAQSGQVGPNGKARDLGNLPVFDNPEAVDVIVKAPELFRKNFSLISALGFSRFNTNDEDWSGRRAITQDIYLSAARPAQQHPVAEIFAACLSSSEATLPAIQQALFAASMTIFYRAFGLVPDRAATLLLLDRVRDVLRRLQYYSWVTPTTAERANAIQDARAVVADFASLLMADPRAAAEMDRFKSEATDVEGFSPVEEFVMNFFAGVETTVTTALWVIDRLGANQQVQERIHAEVLSGEAQTPYTDCMINETMRYFPPIPFLTREVGADTVLDGRNLSAGQLIMVSIVGVHQNPAFWSNPHVFDASRKEFMENSFDRRAFIPFLTGPRMCGGARLGRLEVKEAILAVVRQFAFSRADDIIRFDYALALRPAQGSSVSVSRR; the protein is encoded by the coding sequence GTGGACAATCCAGCGCAAATCGAAAGCGTGCTCAACAACCTGGTCTATGTGCTTTTCGCCCAGAGCGGGCAGGTGGGGCCGAACGGGAAAGCCCGAGATCTCGGCAATCTCCCGGTCTTCGACAATCCCGAGGCCGTCGACGTCATCGTCAAGGCGCCAGAGCTCTTCCGAAAAAACTTCTCCCTGATCTCGGCCCTAGGTTTCAGCCGCTTCAACACCAATGATGAGGACTGGTCTGGCCGGCGCGCCATCACCCAGGATATTTATCTGTCGGCCGCCAGGCCGGCGCAGCAGCATCCCGTGGCGGAAATCTTCGCCGCCTGTCTGTCCAGTAGCGAGGCTACGCTGCCCGCAATTCAGCAAGCTTTGTTCGCCGCATCGATGACGATATTTTACCGGGCTTTCGGCCTTGTTCCCGACAGGGCGGCGACGCTATTGCTGCTCGACAGGGTCCGCGATGTGCTGAGGCGTCTCCAATATTATTCCTGGGTGACGCCGACGACCGCCGAACGTGCGAACGCCATCCAGGATGCTCGCGCGGTGGTTGCCGATTTCGCATCGCTGCTGATGGCGGATCCCAGGGCCGCTGCGGAGATGGACCGCTTTAAAAGCGAAGCCACTGATGTCGAAGGCTTTTCGCCGGTGGAAGAGTTCGTCATGAATTTCTTCGCCGGCGTCGAGACAACGGTCACGACTGCACTTTGGGTCATCGATCGGCTGGGGGCCAACCAGCAGGTGCAGGAGCGCATCCATGCCGAGGTTCTCTCGGGCGAGGCGCAGACGCCGTACACCGATTGCATGATCAATGAGACGATGCGCTATTTCCCTCCGATACCGTTCCTGACCCGGGAAGTCGGCGCCGATACGGTTCTCGACGGACGGAACCTCTCCGCCGGGCAACTGATCATGGTATCGATCGTCGGTGTGCACCAGAATCCGGCCTTCTGGTCAAACCCGCACGTCTTCGATGCCAGCCGCAAGGAATTCATGGAGAACAGCTTCGACCGACGGGCCTTTATTCCCTTCCTTACCGGACCACGCATGTGCGGTGGCGCTCGTCTCGGTCGGCTGGAAGTTAAGGAGGCGATTCTGGCCGTTGTGCGGCAGTTCGCATTCAGTCGTGCCGACGATATAATCCGGTTCGACTATGCGCTGGCGTTGCGGCCCGCGCAGGGGTCTTCGGTTAGTGTTTCGCGTCGATGA
- a CDS encoding Stf0 family sulfotransferase, with translation MHFDDLYSEYVAATYDRQSSIENPAKILICTTPRTAGHSYCQVLQQFGLGLPTEYFQWLYALPLMRRWSADNTMDLETLNEQGPAYGRHLMEKRTENGVFSAKIFYENLPFARSSIGVDDDNSFYVFLSRRNKIDQTISLLSVLQTGQPFDSQETLPGIPTVAVLNERVVRDAAQHILNGEIRWKNYLNTVDRNRVAHVFYEDFIANQQENVSATISNWLPGFELKSNATSTSRRYAQGVDFKDMIGRQFGALIRRFWRDHA, from the coding sequence ATGCATTTCGACGATTTGTACAGCGAATATGTCGCCGCGACCTATGATCGCCAAAGCTCAATCGAAAATCCCGCCAAGATCCTGATCTGTACGACCCCGCGAACGGCGGGGCATTCCTATTGTCAGGTGTTGCAACAGTTTGGTCTGGGACTACCGACCGAGTATTTTCAGTGGCTGTACGCCTTGCCGTTGATGAGACGCTGGTCGGCTGACAACACGATGGACCTCGAGACACTCAATGAGCAGGGGCCGGCATACGGTCGCCATCTCATGGAGAAAAGAACCGAGAACGGCGTGTTCAGCGCAAAGATATTTTATGAGAACCTGCCATTCGCACGCAGTTCAATCGGCGTCGACGACGACAACTCGTTCTACGTTTTCCTCTCCAGGAGAAACAAGATCGATCAGACCATAAGCTTGCTCTCGGTGCTTCAGACGGGCCAGCCATTCGACAGCCAGGAGACATTGCCTGGAATTCCAACGGTCGCAGTTTTGAACGAGAGGGTGGTCCGAGATGCCGCGCAACACATTTTGAATGGCGAGATCAGGTGGAAGAATTATCTGAACACCGTTGATCGGAACAGGGTGGCACACGTCTTCTATGAGGACTTTATCGCGAACCAACAGGAGAACGTATCCGCCACAATAAGCAACTGGCTCCCGGGCTTCGAGCTGAAGTCAAATGCCACGTCGACAAGCAGACGCTATGCGCAAGGTGTCGACTTCAAGGACATGATCGGAAGGCAATTCGGCGCCTTGATCCGACGGTTTTGGCGGGACCATGCCTGA
- a CDS encoding alpha/beta fold hydrolase, protein MDPAGSAEALTQEILIRLDDRYAAMFVRIWRPVGTPRATVFCLHGFAGNGADFDYLATFLCRNGFLVICPDLLGRGRSAYLGSGYDINVYSKCLRALGEFAGTENHFIGTSWGGTILLLFLQMTRSKAARIILNDVPMVGGPKVDAMRNEVLRESTLAFETRAAARNYLSATRAVMSPVEDTVFNRYVENRIAAGPDGFRLAYDPATTGNFGALTGREYDLFPIAAKIDARILLMYGRGSQVIDRQAIERTRLARPDLWLVDNIDAGDPPSLMTLDQALLILGFLSAV, encoded by the coding sequence ATGGATCCGGCCGGTTCCGCCGAGGCGCTGACGCAAGAAATCCTCATCCGGCTGGATGACCGCTATGCCGCAATGTTCGTGCGCATCTGGCGGCCGGTCGGCACGCCGCGCGCAACGGTGTTCTGCCTGCACGGCTTTGCCGGCAATGGTGCCGACTTCGACTATCTCGCCACCTTCCTGTGCCGCAATGGCTTCCTGGTTATCTGTCCCGACTTGCTGGGGCGCGGGCGCAGCGCCTATCTGGGGTCGGGATACGACATCAACGTCTACTCCAAATGCCTGCGCGCGCTCGGCGAGTTCGCCGGTACGGAGAACCACTTCATCGGCACGTCGTGGGGCGGTACGATTTTGCTGCTGTTTCTGCAGATGACCCGCTCCAAGGCCGCGAGAATCATTCTCAACGACGTCCCCATGGTCGGCGGGCCGAAGGTTGACGCGATGAGAAACGAAGTCCTCAGGGAAAGTACACTTGCGTTCGAAACCCGCGCGGCGGCCAGGAACTATCTAAGCGCCACCAGAGCCGTCATGAGCCCGGTCGAGGATACAGTGTTCAACCGCTATGTCGAGAACCGGATCGCCGCCGGTCCCGATGGCTTCCGGCTCGCCTATGACCCGGCCACGACGGGAAATTTCGGCGCCCTGACCGGCCGCGAATACGATCTTTTCCCGATCGCCGCCAAGATCGACGCTCGCATCCTGCTGATGTACGGTCGCGGCAGCCAGGTCATTGACCGGCAGGCTATCGAGCGCACGCGGCTGGCACGGCCTGATCTGTGGCTTGTCGACAACATCGATGCCGGCGATCCGCCGTCGCTGATGACACTGGACCAGGCTCTGCTCATCCTGGGGTTCCTGTCCGCAGTCTGA
- the sseA gene encoding 3-mercaptopyruvate sulfurtransferase has protein sequence MAQDSPFTVDADWLQTRLGEPGLTIIDASWYLPAQKRDARAEYQAAHIPGARFLDQDAVSDPDAALPHTLPSPQHFAQYVGAMGVSADDTIVIYDGPGFFSAPRAWWMFRIMGVFQTYILDGGFDAWKAAGRPVTAELTKIAPSVFHADFDAGRVASLADMRRIVETSASQIADARGPGRFTGAEPEPRPGVRSGHMPGARNVPYSALSENGELLSKDRLRKVIEEAGIDLSKPVVTSCGSGVTAAVITLALETLGHTDNRLYDGSWTEWGGLSDTPVAIGPATGKE, from the coding sequence ATGGCCCAGGACAGTCCTTTCACAGTTGACGCGGACTGGCTGCAGACGCGCCTGGGCGAGCCGGGCCTGACGATCATTGACGCGTCCTGGTATCTGCCGGCGCAAAAGCGCGACGCCCGTGCGGAATATCAGGCCGCGCACATTCCAGGCGCCCGCTTCCTGGACCAGGATGCGGTTTCGGATCCTGACGCTGCTTTGCCGCACACGCTGCCGTCGCCGCAGCACTTCGCGCAATATGTCGGCGCGATGGGCGTCTCGGCCGACGACACCATCGTCATCTATGACGGTCCGGGATTCTTCTCGGCACCCCGGGCCTGGTGGATGTTCCGCATCATGGGCGTTTTCCAGACCTATATTCTGGATGGTGGGTTCGACGCCTGGAAAGCGGCCGGCCGGCCGGTGACGGCCGAGCTGACGAAGATCGCGCCAAGTGTGTTCCATGCCGATTTCGACGCCGGTCGTGTCGCCAGCCTCGCCGACATGCGCCGGATCGTCGAGACCAGCGCCAGCCAGATCGCCGATGCCCGTGGACCCGGCCGCTTCACCGGTGCCGAGCCCGAGCCGCGCCCGGGTGTCCGCTCCGGCCATATGCCGGGCGCGCGCAATGTGCCGTACTCCGCACTGTCGGAAAACGGCGAACTGCTGTCGAAGGACCGTTTGCGCAAGGTGATCGAGGAGGCCGGCATTGATCTGTCGAAGCCCGTCGTCACATCTTGCGGCTCCGGTGTCACCGCCGCGGTCATCACTCTGGCGCTGGAGACGCTTGGCCACACCGACAACAGGCTTTATGACGGCTCGTGGACCGAGTGGGGCGGGCTCTCCGACACGCCTGTCGCGATCGGCCCGGCTACCGGCAAGGAATGA
- a CDS encoding GNAT family N-acetyltransferase has protein sequence MENGVLQDIEVTVTFLEMHAPPAVSPPVPYNRQVALLKTKDIPLHFYRYLMDRVGRKWHWVNVLRLDDDELSAGIHREDRDIRVLYLDGAPAGFFDLKPHLPEEVELAYFGMMEHATGQGIGRWFLGSAISAAWSHGPKRVTVQTCTLDHPAALPLYQKLGFKPVAQKKEVVHPLPFAERSASVMRP, from the coding sequence ATGGAAAACGGTGTGCTGCAGGACATTGAAGTCACGGTGACTTTTCTTGAAATGCATGCCCCTCCTGCCGTCTCGCCGCCGGTGCCCTACAACCGCCAGGTCGCGCTGCTGAAGACCAAGGACATTCCCCTGCATTTCTACCGCTATTTGATGGATAGGGTGGGCCGCAAATGGCATTGGGTGAATGTTCTGAGGCTGGATGACGACGAGCTTTCGGCGGGCATCCACCGTGAGGATCGCGACATCAGGGTGCTTTATCTCGACGGTGCGCCGGCCGGCTTCTTTGACCTCAAGCCGCATCTGCCTGAAGAAGTCGAGCTCGCCTATTTCGGCATGATGGAACATGCCACCGGGCAAGGCATTGGTCGCTGGTTCCTGGGCTCGGCGATTTCAGCCGCCTGGTCGCATGGGCCGAAACGGGTGACGGTGCAGACCTGCACGCTTGACCATCCGGCGGCTCTGCCGCTCTACCAGAAGCTCGGTTTCAAGCCGGTCGCGCAGAAGAAAGAGGTCGTGCATCCGCTGCCTTTCGCCGAGCGCTCGGCCAGCGTCATGCGGCCCTGA
- a CDS encoding IS256 family transposase produces MNETINIVRLRQPDEIDDPLTDVLRTGARKLLAQAIEMEAEAFLAEMRDLKLPDGRDRLVRHGHGPERSIQTGIGAVPVSRVKVRDRGANGEAERIRFSSSILPKWARRTRSLDALLPVLYLRGISTGDFQEALAALLGKEAPNLSPSVITRLTAEWGIEYDRWQKRDLSARRYVYVWADGVYLQARMEDHAECMLVLIGATPEGKKELLGFQTGIRESAQSWRELLVDVKRRGLQIAPDLAVGDGALGFWKALDELLPGTKHQRCWVHKTANVLNKVPKSVQAAMKTDLREIFSAPNRASAETAIAVFVEKYDAKYGKAVDCLTKDQNALLAFYDFPAEHWDHLRTSNPIESVFATVRHRTVRTKGSLSSKTARLMVFKLVMAAARTWRRLKGQNQLPKLIAGATFQDGIEVIELKPQSAA; encoded by the coding sequence ATGAACGAGACTATCAACATTGTTCGCCTTCGTCAGCCCGACGAAATCGATGATCCCCTGACGGATGTGCTTCGCACCGGCGCGCGCAAATTGCTGGCGCAGGCGATCGAGATGGAGGCCGAAGCGTTTCTTGCCGAGATGCGGGATCTCAAGCTTCCGGACGGACGTGACCGGCTGGTCCGGCACGGTCACGGGCCGGAGCGGAGCATCCAGACGGGGATCGGGGCGGTGCCCGTCAGCCGGGTGAAGGTCCGGGATCGCGGCGCGAACGGTGAAGCGGAGCGCATCCGTTTTTCCTCATCGATCCTGCCGAAATGGGCGCGTCGGACACGAAGTCTGGATGCGCTTCTTCCCGTTCTCTATCTGCGCGGCATTTCGACGGGCGACTTTCAGGAAGCTCTGGCAGCTCTGTTGGGCAAGGAGGCGCCGAACCTCTCACCCTCGGTGATCACGCGACTGACGGCGGAGTGGGGCATCGAATACGATCGTTGGCAAAAGCGCGATCTTTCGGCGCGCCGCTATGTGTATGTGTGGGCGGACGGGGTCTACCTGCAGGCCCGGATGGAAGATCATGCCGAATGCATGCTGGTCCTGATCGGCGCCACGCCCGAGGGCAAGAAAGAGCTGCTCGGCTTCCAGACCGGCATTCGTGAGAGCGCACAGAGCTGGCGCGAGCTGCTGGTCGACGTCAAGCGTCGTGGCCTGCAGATCGCGCCCGATCTTGCCGTCGGCGACGGCGCGCTTGGCTTCTGGAAAGCGCTCGATGAGCTCCTTCCCGGCACCAAGCACCAGCGATGCTGGGTGCACAAGACAGCCAACGTGCTCAACAAGGTGCCGAAATCGGTGCAGGCCGCCATGAAGACGGACTTGCGCGAAATCTTTTCCGCCCCGAACCGAGCCTCAGCCGAGACGGCGATTGCCGTCTTTGTCGAGAAATATGATGCGAAATACGGCAAGGCGGTCGACTGCCTGACCAAAGATCAGAATGCCTTGCTGGCGTTCTACGATTTCCCCGCCGAACATTGGGATCATCTGCGAACGTCCAATCCCATCGAGAGCGTCTTTGCGACCGTTCGCCATCGCACGGTGCGTACCAAGGGCTCACTCTCCTCGAAAACCGCCAGGCTGATGGTCTTCAAGCTGGTCATGGCCGCGGCCAGGACGTGGCGACGACTGAAAGGACAAAATCAGTTGCCTAAACTCATCGCAGGTGCAACGTTCCAGGATGGAATCGAGGTCATTGAACTGAAGCCGCAGAGCGCCGCTTGA
- a CDS encoding DUF1203 domain-containing protein, with translation MTIQFKALPTDHVRALQRGGPDAYGQTPERRISDGDGMPCRHCLKNIAAGDAYLILAYRPFPELQPYAETGPIFLHAEECERADGSEELPEILESPDYIVRGYGRDDRIVYGSGGVIPTGAVVARAKALFERADIAYVHVRSARNNCYQCRIERA, from the coding sequence ATGACCATTCAGTTCAAGGCGCTACCCACCGACCATGTCAGGGCACTGCAGCGAGGTGGTCCCGATGCATACGGCCAGACGCCCGAGCGCAGGATTTCAGACGGTGACGGCATGCCTTGCCGGCATTGCCTGAAGAACATCGCCGCCGGCGATGCCTATCTCATCCTTGCCTATCGCCCTTTTCCGGAGCTTCAGCCCTATGCTGAAACCGGCCCGATCTTCCTGCACGCCGAAGAATGCGAACGTGCCGACGGAAGCGAAGAACTTCCCGAGATTCTCGAAAGCCCGGACTATATCGTGCGCGGCTATGGCAGGGATGATCGCATCGTCTATGGCAGCGGCGGGGTCATCCCGACAGGGGCAGTCGTTGCGCGGGCCAAGGCCTTGTTCGAACGAGCCGACATTGCCTATGTGCATGTCCGCTCGGCGCGCAACAACTGCTATCAGTGCCGGATTGAACGGGCCTGA
- the ald gene encoding alanine dehydrogenase yields the protein MRVGCPKEIKNHEYRVGLTPGSVREYVAHGHEVLVEAGAGAGIGADDNAYRAAGATIAKTAADVFAKSDMIVKVKEPQPNEWVQLRDGQILYTYLHLAPDPEQTKGLLASGVTAIAYETVTDDRGGLPLLAPMSEVAGRLSIQAGATALQKANGGRGVLLGGVPGVLPGKVTVLGGGVVGLHAARMAAGLGADVTIIDRSIPRLRQLDDLFAGRVHTRYSTVEALEEECFSADIVVGAVLIPGAAAPKLVTREMLSGMKKGSVLVDVAIDQGGCFETSHATTHAEPTYEVDGVIHYCVANMPGAVPVTSAHALNNATLHYGLQLADKGLKALVDDHHLRNGLNVHKGKITNRAVAEALGYELVEPKAVLAA from the coding sequence ATGCGCGTCGGTTGCCCGAAGGAAATCAAGAACCACGAATATCGCGTCGGCCTCACGCCAGGCTCGGTCCGCGAATATGTGGCGCACGGCCACGAAGTGCTGGTCGAGGCCGGTGCCGGTGCCGGCATCGGCGCCGATGACAATGCCTATCGCGCCGCCGGCGCCACCATCGCCAAGACCGCCGCCGACGTGTTCGCCAAGTCGGACATGATCGTCAAGGTCAAGGAGCCGCAGCCCAATGAGTGGGTGCAGTTGCGCGACGGCCAGATCCTGTACACCTATCTGCACCTGGCTCCGGATCCGGAGCAGACCAAGGGCCTGCTCGCTTCGGGCGTCACCGCGATCGCTTACGAGACCGTGACCGACGACCGTGGCGGCCTGCCGCTGCTCGCGCCGATGTCGGAAGTCGCCGGCCGCCTGTCGATCCAGGCCGGCGCCACGGCGCTGCAGAAGGCCAATGGCGGCCGCGGCGTTCTGCTCGGCGGCGTGCCCGGCGTGCTGCCCGGCAAAGTCACCGTGCTCGGCGGCGGCGTCGTCGGCCTGCACGCGGCCCGCATGGCCGCCGGCCTTGGCGCCGACGTCACCATCATCGACCGTTCGATCCCGCGCCTGCGGCAGCTCGACGACCTCTTCGCCGGCCGTGTGCACACCCGCTACTCGACCGTCGAGGCGCTCGAGGAAGAATGCTTCTCGGCCGACATCGTCGTCGGCGCCGTGCTGATCCCGGGCGCTGCTGCACCCAAGCTCGTCACCCGCGAAATGCTGTCGGGCATGAAGAAGGGCTCGGTGCTGGTCGACGTCGCCATCGACCAGGGCGGCTGCTTCGAGACCTCGCATGCGACGACCCACGCCGAGCCCACCTACGAGGTCGACGGCGTCATCCACTATTGCGTCGCCAACATGCCGGGCGCCGTGCCGGTCACCTCGGCCCATGCGCTGAACAATGCGACGCTGCATTACGGCCTGCAACTCGCCGACAAGGGCCTGAAGGCGCTGGTCGACGACCATCATTTGCGCAACGGCCTCAATGTCCACAAGGGCAAGATCACGAATCGTGCGGTGGCCGAAGCGCTCGGCTACGAACTGGTCGAGCCAAAAGCTGTCCTGGCCGCGTAA
- a CDS encoding Lrp/AsnC family transcriptional regulator, protein MPLDRIDIAILETLQKDGRIPNAALAEKVGLSQSACSRRLDNLEKSGTIRGYHARLSNAALGHQMTAIVHISLSGQFEKTLSDFEAAIKRCPNVLSCHLMSGEYDYILRIAAKDLVDYERIHKEWLSAMPHVTKINSSFALREIVDRTAMGMKPEMA, encoded by the coding sequence ATGCCGCTCGACAGGATCGATATCGCCATTCTCGAGACGTTGCAGAAGGATGGCCGGATACCCAATGCGGCACTCGCCGAGAAGGTTGGCCTGTCGCAGTCGGCCTGTTCGCGTCGGCTCGATAATCTGGAAAAATCCGGAACCATTCGCGGCTATCACGCCCGACTGTCCAACGCAGCGCTCGGTCATCAGATGACGGCGATCGTGCATATATCGCTGTCGGGCCAGTTCGAGAAAACGCTGTCGGATTTCGAGGCGGCGATCAAGCGTTGCCCCAACGTACTGTCCTGCCATCTGATGTCGGGCGAGTACGACTACATCCTGCGCATCGCGGCAAAAGACCTGGTCGACTATGAGCGCATCCACAAGGAATGGCTGTCGGCCATGCCGCACGTGACCAAGATCAACTCGTCCTTTGCCTTGCGCGAAATCGTCGACCGCACGGCGATGGGCATGAAGCCGGAGATGGCTTAG
- a CDS encoding 5-formyltetrahydrofolate cyclo-ligase, producing MANDHDDQGPAQYASPPCFMHELDREFQAPLSDWTDVRRWRKAERERLIAARLAVSADARAAMSQRIAEGLDAIIGAISGRMVSLYWPFRGEPDLRPWMASVNARGGRTALPIVVEKGRPLIFRAYKSGDRLEKGVWNIPIPAEGDPVLPDIVISPIVGIDPVNYRLGYGGGFFDRTLAAMPFKPLVIGVGYELQRIATIYPQPHDIAMDRVVTEAS from the coding sequence ATGGCCAACGATCATGACGACCAGGGTCCGGCACAGTATGCCTCGCCGCCCTGTTTCATGCATGAACTCGATCGGGAATTTCAGGCACCGCTATCCGACTGGACCGATGTGAGGCGTTGGCGCAAGGCCGAGCGCGAACGGCTGATCGCCGCCCGCCTTGCTGTTTCGGCCGATGCGAGGGCAGCAATGTCCCAGCGCATTGCCGAGGGGCTCGACGCGATCATCGGCGCGATCAGTGGCCGCATGGTCAGTCTTTACTGGCCGTTTCGCGGCGAGCCGGACCTGCGGCCTTGGATGGCATCCGTCAATGCGCGCGGCGGCCGCACCGCGCTGCCCATCGTCGTCGAGAAAGGGCGCCCGCTGATCTTCCGTGCCTACAAATCCGGTGACCGGCTGGAAAAAGGCGTCTGGAACATCCCGATCCCGGCCGAGGGCGATCCGGTGCTGCCTGATATCGTCATCTCGCCGATCGTCGGCATCGATCCGGTAAACTATCGCCTGGGCTATGGCGGCGGCTTCTTCGACCGCACGCTGGCCGCCATGCCGTTCAAGCCGCTGGTCATCGGCGTCGGCTACGAACTGCAACGCATCGCCACCATCTATCCGCAGCCGCATGACATTGCGATGGATCGGGTGGTGACGGAGGCCAGCTAA